A single region of the Sorghum bicolor cultivar BTx623 chromosome 7, Sorghum_bicolor_NCBIv3, whole genome shotgun sequence genome encodes:
- the LOC8085003 gene encoding beta-sesquiphellandrene synthase-like, whose product MATEAKIQIHQAQQIEDVHPKFHSSLWGDFFLHHVPCPPVQYLMMKDKVEIMKEEVKKMLLDVDSFDLSDKLECIDTLERLGLDYHYTKEIDKLMCNIFKASDQDLDLPTTSHLFYLLRKHGYHISSDVFLKFRDDKGNIVTDDARCLLLMYEAAHLRVKGEEILDNILIFTKSQLQCIVDDLEPQLKEEVKYALETPLFRRLKRVQTRQYISIYEKNTAHNNMLLEFSKLDFNILLTLYCEELKDLTLWWTEFQTQANTSIYARDRMVEMHFWMMGVFFEPQYSYSRKMLTQLFMIVSILDDLYDNHCTTEEGNVFTAALERWDEEAVEQCPTYLRTLYVNILTTVKAIEEWLNLQNNKHAKLVKRLIIDMAKCYNAETEWRDKKYVPATVDEHLKISARSSGCMHLVSQGFISMGDVATSEAIKWASTYPKIIQAVCIIARLANDIMSYKREETSQNMVSTVKTCAKEYGTTVAQAIEKLRELIEEAWMDITEECLRQQQPKVLLERVANLARTMDFLYKDVDGYTDSRSIKGILDSLYVDLIN is encoded by the exons ATGGCAACTGAGGCAAAGATACAGATTCATCAAGCTCAGCAGATTGAGGACGTGCATCCCAAGTTCCACTCCTCCCTATGGGGTGACTTCTTCCTTCATCATGTCCCATGCCCTCCAGTACAA TATTTGATGATGAAGGATAAGGTCGAAATAATGAAGGAGGAGGTGAAGAAAATGTTACTGGATGTTGATTCTTTTGATTTGTCTGATAAATTAGAGTGTATTGATACACTAGAACGGCTTGGATTGGATTATCACTATACCAAGGAGATTGATAAATTAATGTGCAATATCTTCAAAGCTAGCGATCAAGATCTTGATCTTCCTACAACATCACATCTTTTCTATTTGCTTAGGAAGCATGGATATCATATTTCTTCTG ATGTATTTTTGAAGTTCAGAGATGACAAAGGAAATATTGTAACAGATGATGCAAGATGTTTATTATTAATGTATGAAGCGGCACATCTTAGAGTGAAAGGGGAAGAAATACTTGACAATATTCTTATTTTCACCAAGAGTCAGCTTCAGTGTATTGTAGATGATCTCGAACCACAATTGAAAGAGGAAGTGAAATATGCATTGGAAACACCACTTTTCAGAAGGCTCAAAAGAGTACAAACGAGGCAATATATCTCAATATACGAGAAAAATACTGCACATAATAATATGCTCCTAGAGTTTTCAAAGTTAGACTTCAACATTCTGCTAACCCTATATTGTGAGGAGCTAAAAGATCTTACACT ATGGTGGACAGAGTTCCAAACACAGGCTAACACGTCAATCTACGCACGAGATAGGATGGTGGAGATGCATTTCTGGATGATGGGAGTATTCTTTGAGCCCCAATATTCCTATTCACGAAAGATGCTTACGCAACTATTTATGATTGTGTCTATACTCGATGACTTGTATGACAATCATTGCACCACAGAAGAAGGCAATGTCTTCACTGCAGCACTAGAAAG GTGGGATGAAGAAGCAGTGGAGCAATGCCCAACATACTTGAGGACTTTATATGTAAATATACTTACCACCGTAAAAGCCATCGAGGAGTGGTTGAATCTTCAAAACAACAAACATGCGAAGTTGGTAAAAAGACTG ATAATCGACATGGCCAAATGCTATAATGCTGAGACCGAATGGCGTGACAAGAAATATGTGCCAGCCACGGTTgatgagcatctaaaaatttcaGCACGTAGTAGCGGTTGTATGCACTTGGTGAGCCAGGGATTCATTTCAATGGGAGATGTGGCAACTAGCGAGGCTATTAAGTGGGCTTCTACCTATCCGAAAATCATTCAAGCTGTCTGCATTATTGCACGCCTCGCTAATGATATAATGTCATACAAG CGAGAAGAAACATCACAGAATATGGTATCTACAGTGAAAACATGTGCAAAAGAATATGGTACCACAGTTGCACAAGCCATAGAAAAGCTTAGAGAGCTGATCGAGGAAGCATGGATGGACATCACCGAAGAGTGCCTGAGGCAGCAACAACCAAAGGTTCTTCTAGAGAGGGTGGCCAACCTGGCTCGTACAATGGATTTTCTATACAAAGATGTGGATGGATACACTGATTCACGGAGTATTAAAGGCATATTGGATTCATTGTATGTGGATCTAATCAACTAA